The region CTGGTCCCCGGCTTCGAGGCCCCGGTCAACCTGGTGTACTCGCAGCGCAACCGCTCGGCGGCCATGCGTATCCCGATCACCGGTTCGAACCCGAAGGCCAAGCGCGTCGAGTTCCGTGCGCCCGACTCCTCCGGCAACCCGTACCTGGCCTTCTCGGCGCTGCTGCTCGCGGGCCTCGACGGCATCAAGAACAAGGTCGAGCCGGCCGAGCCGATCGACAAGGACCTCTACGAGCTCGCTCCCGAGGAGCACGCGGGCGTCGCCCAGGTCCCGACCTCCCTCCCGGCCGTCCTCGACCGCCTCGAGGCCGACCACGAGTTCCTGCTCGCGGGCGACGTCTTCACGTCCGACCTGATCGAGACGTGGATCGACTACAAGCGCACGAACGAGATCGCGCCGCTGCAGCTGCGTCCGCACCCGCACGAGTTCGAGCTGTACTACGACGTCTAAAAATCACGACGTCCAGAGATCACGACGCCTGAAAAGACGCCTGAAAAACTGAGGGCCGCCACCTGTGTGTACAGGTGGCGGCCCTCGGTCGTGGCCCGTCAGGGCACCACGATGACTACGACTCCACCACCGAAGCCGTTGTTGAAGCCGTTGTTGAAGCCGAATCCGTTGTTGAAGCCGAAACCGTTGTTGAAGCCGAAACGGTTGAAGCCGGTGTTGAAGCCGTTGTTGAAGCCGAAGCCACAGTTGCCACGGCCACCCCAGTTGGAACAGCCGTAGGTGTGGGCTTGGGCCGGGGCAGCTGCCGAGGCCGTACCTGCTGCGCCGATCGCGGCGCCTCCGGCCATCAGAACGCCGATGGCGGATACCGCGAAGAAGCGCCTCGCACGTTGTGCCTTCATGGATGAATCCTCCTTGCACCCCTCGTGCGGTCTTTCGGAGGCACGAGACGGATGGCAGATGGCCGTGACCGCGGCGGAGCGGGTCCGGCGCGATTCTCGCCCGAGTACGCGGAGTACGTTCAAACCGCCGACGCGTGCGGCGGGCGTACTCCGATGGCGGCTCTTTTCATTAAGAGCTGCTCGCGGATAAAGGCTAGTCGGTGATCGACCACTCGGCATCTTGGACGGAATCCCTCAGATCCTGACCGGAATCCCACAGGTCGCCTTTGCACCTCCTAGGGCTGTTCGGAACCGCTTCATGGGCATCCGCAGGTGCACACTGGACAGCGGGACGAGTGCCTTACTGCGGGGGTGATGCAGATGCAGAGCCGGTTCCGGAGCGATCCGCGGTTGACCGTACGCATGACGGTCACGCTGTTCCTGCTCGGATTGCTGTACGTGGCCTTCGTCGCCGCGTTGATCGTGCTGCTGAAGTCCTGGGTGCTGGTCGTGGTCGTCGCGGCCCTGATGCTCGGCGCGCAGTACTGGTTCTCGGACCGGATCGCGCTCTACGCGATGCACGGCCGGATCGTGGAGCGCGAGGAGTATCCGCAGCTGCACGGGGTCGTCGACCGGCTGTGTGCCGTCGCCGACATGCCGAAGCCGCTGGTCGCCGTGTCGGACATCGACATGCCGAACGCGTTCGCGACCGGGCGGAACGCCGATCACGCGGTCCTGTGCGTGACCACCGGGCTGCTGCGGCGGCTGGAGCCCGACGAGCTGGAGGGCGTGCTCGCGCACGAGCTGTCGCACGTGGCGCACAAGGACGTCGCCGTGATCACCGTGGCCTCGTTCCTCGGGGTGATCGCCGGGCTGATCGTGCGGTTCGCCTTCTACTCCCAGCTCTTCGGCGGGCGCGGCCGCAAGGACCAGAACACCGTGGCGATCTTCATGGCGGTGATGGCCGTCTCCGCGGCCGTGTACGCGATCAGCTTCCTGCTCATCCGGGCCCTGTCCCGGTACCGCGAGCTGGCCGCCGACCGGTCCGCCGCCCTGCTCACCGGCCGGCCCTCGGCGCTGGCGTCCGCGCTGACAAAGGTCTCCGGGGACATCGCGCGGATCCCGACCAAGGACCTGCGGACGGCACAGGCGTTCAACGCGTTCTACTTCACGCCGGCCTTCGGTGCCGAACCGGGGATCGCGAAGCTCTTCTCGACCCACCCCAGCCTGGAGCAGCGGCTCGAACAACTGGCCAGGATCTCGGCGGAGCTGGGTGAGGCGGCGACCCCGGAAACCACCGCCTGACTCTTCTTCCTGTCCCTTCCTGCCCCTTCCTGTCCCTTCCCTACCCACCCTGCTCATCCTGGGCCATGGCCCTTCGTCCCTTCCGGAAAGGCAGCCGACTGCATGGGGTTCCTGGACATCCTGCTCGGGCGAACCAAGGCCGTCGCGCCCGATCTCGACCAGCTCTTCGGGCTGCCGTCGGCGGCCCTGACCCTGCAGGCCGCCGCCGGGTTCACCCCGACCGGGACGGGCGCGGTGTGTTTCGCGAGCGTCGAGGGCGGGGCCTTCGCCCAGGCGCACCAGGAGGTGCAGGAGCTGCTCGACGCGGATGCCGAACGCACGGGTCCGCCGGTGGAGGTCAGCCGCGACGAGTACGGGTACTCGTGGCTGGTCTCACGGCGGGAACCGGACGATCTGCCCGCGCTGGTCAGTGATCTGCACGCGGTCAACAGCGCGCTGGAGGGCAGCGGCTTCGGACCGCAGCTGCTCTGCTCCGTGGCCGGCTTCCAGGACACCGGGCAGCGACGGCTCGGACTCGTCTACCTCTACAAGCGCGGCACCTTCTATCCCTTCGCACCGCTGGCCGGCGAGGCCCAACGGCGCGACAACGCGCTGGAACTGCAGGTCAAGGCCGCACTCGCGGACGATCTGCGGATCGAGCAGGACCTCAGCCGCTGGTTCCCGATCTGGGGCGCCCCGGGTCTGTGACCTGGCCGGGGCCGTCGGTACATGCCGTCGGGAGATAGAGAGTGGAAGGGCGGGCGTGGATAAATGGGGGGATGCTCGCCTCCTTCGCACACGACCATGACGGTGAACGACTGAGCTGCGTCAGCGGCGGCGGTGACGACGGCCCTGGCGCCGCGGCCACCGTCGTCCTGCTGCACGGCGCGGGCCTCGGCAACAAGGAGCGACTGCTCCCGCTGCTGGAGGAGTTCGTGGCACGCGGCTGCCGGGGCCTCGCCCTCGACTTCTCCGGACACGGTGAGAGCTCGGGCGAACTCAAGGACCTGAGCCTGCGCCGACGCTTCGAGCAGGCCGTCTCCGTCATCGACACGTCGGTCCCGGCCGACGGTCCGCTGATCCTCGCCGGGTTCAGCATGAGCGGCCAGACGGTGGCCGATCTCGCCGGGCACTACGGGCGGCGCGTGGTGGCGCTGGGCCTGTGCGCGCCCGCGGTGTACGGCGCCGAGGCCTGGCAGGTTCCGTTCGGGGAGGGTGGGGGCACCTCCCGCTCGAGCGAAGTCGAGAGTGGGGGAGGGCGCTTCAGCGAGATCATCCGGGCGCCGGACAGCTGGCGGCAGGCCCCCGCGCTCGACGTGCTGCGCGGGTACGACGGCCGTGCGGTCCTCGCCGTACCCGGTACGGACGCCGTCATCCCGCCCGCCGTCACCGAGGCCGTGACGGACGCGCTCACCGCCCGCGCCCAGTTCACCCGGCTCGAGTTCCCCGACGCCGACCACATGCTGGGCCTGTGGCTGCGCGAACATCCCGCCGACCGGGCGCGGTTCGTGGACGCCGTACTCGTGGGACTGGGCGAGCGGGGGTGGACCGCGACCCGCGGCTGGGTGGCCAAGCAGCTTCCGGCCGGCAGGAGCGTACGGGAGTCCACGGCCCTGCGCGGCGGCTGGAGCTCCCAGATGCGCCGGCTCACCCTCGACGACGGTACGGGTCTGGTGCTGCGGTCGTTCGTGAAGCCCTTCTACCGTCGTCACGCGCCCGGCCTGCTGGCCCGCGAGGCGTCCGTCCTCACCCTGCTCGCCCCGTACGAGGACGTACCCACACCCGAGCTCCACGCCGTCGACGCCGCCGCCGAACACTGCGACCACCCCTCGCTGTTGATGTCCTCGCTGCCGGGCCGGGTACGGGTCGACGAGGAGGACCTGGACCGGCGCATCGACCTGCTGGCCCGCCAACTGGCCCGTATCCACGCGGTGGTTCCGGCCGACCGCCCGCGCCCGTACCAGGCATGGACCTCGCCCGAACGCGTCCGTGCGCCCCGGGGCGCGCTGTGGGAGCGGGCCGTGGACGTGATCCGACGCGAACCCCCGGCGTACGAAGGATGTTTCCTGCACCGGGACTTCCATCCCGGCAACGTGCTCTTCACCGGCGCGGGCGACACACTGCGGATCAGCGGGGTGGTCGACTGGGTGGAGACCTCGTGGGGGCCCGCCGACCTGGACGTGGCCCACTGCTCCACGGCTCTCGCGCTGCTCCACGGGGAGGCGTACGGCCTGGGGTTCCGCGCGCGGTACGAGGCACACGGCGGACGCCGCCCGGCCGACGCCGAGGAGCACTTGTACTGGCGGCTGCTGGACGCGCTGGCCTACTCCCCCGACGCCGAGAAGCTCGCGGTGCCGTGGCGGGAACTGGGGCGCACGGACCTGACCCCCGAACTGCTGGGCGAACGGCTGACGGCGTATGTGACCGGGCTGTTCGAGCTATACGGCTGAGGCACCGGCATCGGCATCGGCCACGGCGAGACGGTCGCCGGGGCGGGAGGCGCGTTCGCGGGTGTCAGGTCCGTACGGCGCGGGCCACGTCGGCGGTGATGTCTCCGGAGAGAGTGCGGGTGCTGCGGGCGGTGGCGTCCTTGGCGGCGCCCGCCGGGACGTCGTTCAGGGTGACGACGACCGTGTCGAGGAGGTTGCCGCCCTTGTCACGGAAGTTGACCTGGACCGCGTACGTCTTCGCCGCGGACGTCGGGTTGGTGGCGGTGGCCTTGACGGTGGCCCGGCCCGCGGAGTCGATGGTCACCCGGTCGCCGAGCTTCACCTCGTCCTTGGCGTCCAGGCCGTTCTTGAACTCGTCGAGCTTCCGCCCGGCCTCGGCGGTCGCGGAGGCGAGCGAGTCGCCGGCCTCGGACGCGAGGGAGGAGGCGGCGGAGGCCACGTCGGACGGGGTGGTGCCGTCGGAACAGCCGGCCAGGCAGGCGCCGAGGGCCAGCAGGAGCACGACAGCCACGGCCCCCGGGCCGGTCCGTCGTACGCCGGACGCTGGTGTCCCACGCACCCCGAGCGCCCTGCCTCTCTCTCGTATCCCGCGTATGCCGCGTATCCCTTGCCTCGCGTGCCGCGCCATGTCGTCTCCCGACGTTCCGCTGCGGATTCCCGCTTCAGTGAAGGCCGTGAGCAGGGCGTACGCACGGCGGGGGCGCCGATCGGGTGAGGCGCGAGAGGATGCGGGGACGGCAGCTACGAGAAGGAGGCGGCGTGGGCGAGGAGCGGCGGCACATCGCAGTGGCGGAGCGACGGGCCCGGCTCGCCCTGCGGCACCGGCTCGCGGGGACGGCACGCGCGGCGAGCCCCGAGGAGGTCGCCGGGTCCCTGGTCGCACTGCACGGGACCGATCCGGCGACGGTGTACCTGGCGGTGGGCGCGCGGCTCGCGGACGCCGGGAAGACGGTGGCGGAGCTCGACCGGGCGCTGTACGAGGACCGGACGCTGGTGCGGATGCACGGCATGCGGCACACCGTGTTCGTGTTCCCCACCGAGCTGGCCGCGGTGGTGCACGCCTCGACGGGGCTCGCGATCGCCGCGAAGGCCCGGGCCGGGCTGGTCAAGGACATGGTGAGCGGCAGCGACGGGCGGCTGAGCGAGGAGTGGCTCGCCGAGGTGGAGGCGTCCGCGCTCGCCGCGCTGGCGCGGCGCGGGCAGGCCACCGTGAATGAACTCGTCCAGGACGAGCCGCGGTTGAGGGAGCAGTTCACGTACGGCGCGGGGCGGAGTTACGAGAGCGCGCAAACCGTGTCGTCCCGCCTGATGCGGGTGCTCGGGGTCGAGGGGCGGGTGGTGCGTGGGCGGCCGCTGGGGTCCTGGACGTCGACCCAGTTCCGCTGGGCCGTGGCGCCGCCGCATCCCGAACTCCCGCCCTCCGAGGCCCAGCCCGAACTGCTGCGCCGCTGGCTCGCGGTGTGCGGGCCCGCCACCGAGGCCGACCTCAAGTGGTGGACGGGGTGGAAGGTCACCGATGTGCGGCGGGCGCTGGCGGCGATCGGGGCGGTGGCCGTGTCGCTCGACGACGGAGGCACCGGATATGTGACCGCCGACGACATCGCCCCCGTCCCGGGCCCCGCCGCGCCGTGGGCCGCGCTGCTCCCCGGGCTCGATCCCACGGCCATGGGATGGCAGGAACGGGACTGGTACCTCTCCCCCTCCCTCCGTCCCGCCCTCTTCGACGGCAGTGGGAATGTCGGGCCGACGGTGTGGTGGGACGGGCGGGTGGTCGGGGGGTGGGCGCAGCGGGCCGATGGGGCCCTGGTGTGGCGGGTGTTGGACCCTGCCGGGGTGGGGCGGGAGGCGCTGGCCGCGATCGAGACGGAGGCCGCCCGTCTACGGGCCTGGCTGGGCCCGACCCGGATCACGCCTCGCTTCCGAACCCCCCTGGAGAAGGAACTGACGACGGGCCAGTAACGGAGCGAAGTGGCTCCGCCTTAGCCCCCGGGTGTGCCGTTCCACTGCGGGTCGGTGGCGGCGGATCGCGCAGTTCTCCGCGCCCCCAAGGCGGGGGCTTCGCCCCGCGTCCCCCGCCCGCCCAATTCGCTTGGCTGCGGGCCCGGTGGGGGCTGGGCGCGCAGTTCC is a window of Streptomyces sp. NBC_00271 DNA encoding:
- the pspAB gene encoding PspA-associated protein PspAB, encoding MGFLDILLGRTKAVAPDLDQLFGLPSAALTLQAAAGFTPTGTGAVCFASVEGGAFAQAHQEVQELLDADAERTGPPVEVSRDEYGYSWLVSRREPDDLPALVSDLHAVNSALEGSGFGPQLLCSVAGFQDTGQRRLGLVYLYKRGTFYPFAPLAGEAQRRDNALELQVKAALADDLRIEQDLSRWFPIWGAPGL
- a CDS encoding phosphotransferase, producing the protein MLASFAHDHDGERLSCVSGGGDDGPGAAATVVLLHGAGLGNKERLLPLLEEFVARGCRGLALDFSGHGESSGELKDLSLRRRFEQAVSVIDTSVPADGPLILAGFSMSGQTVADLAGHYGRRVVALGLCAPAVYGAEAWQVPFGEGGGTSRSSEVESGGGRFSEIIRAPDSWRQAPALDVLRGYDGRAVLAVPGTDAVIPPAVTEAVTDALTARAQFTRLEFPDADHMLGLWLREHPADRARFVDAVLVGLGERGWTATRGWVAKQLPAGRSVRESTALRGGWSSQMRRLTLDDGTGLVLRSFVKPFYRRHAPGLLAREASVLTLLAPYEDVPTPELHAVDAAAEHCDHPSLLMSSLPGRVRVDEEDLDRRIDLLARQLARIHAVVPADRPRPYQAWTSPERVRAPRGALWERAVDVIRREPPAYEGCFLHRDFHPGNVLFTGAGDTLRISGVVDWVETSWGPADLDVAHCSTALALLHGEAYGLGFRARYEAHGGRRPADAEEHLYWRLLDALAYSPDAEKLAVPWRELGRTDLTPELLGERLTAYVTGLFELYG
- a CDS encoding winged helix DNA-binding domain-containing protein is translated as MRGRQLREGGGVGEERRHIAVAERRARLALRHRLAGTARAASPEEVAGSLVALHGTDPATVYLAVGARLADAGKTVAELDRALYEDRTLVRMHGMRHTVFVFPTELAAVVHASTGLAIAAKARAGLVKDMVSGSDGRLSEEWLAEVEASALAALARRGQATVNELVQDEPRLREQFTYGAGRSYESAQTVSSRLMRVLGVEGRVVRGRPLGSWTSTQFRWAVAPPHPELPPSEAQPELLRRWLAVCGPATEADLKWWTGWKVTDVRRALAAIGAVAVSLDDGGTGYVTADDIAPVPGPAAPWAALLPGLDPTAMGWQERDWYLSPSLRPALFDGSGNVGPTVWWDGRVVGGWAQRADGALVWRVLDPAGVGREALAAIETEAARLRAWLGPTRITPRFRTPLEKELTTGQ
- a CDS encoding FxLYD domain-containing protein translates to MAVVLLLALGACLAGCSDGTTPSDVASAASSLASEAGDSLASATAEAGRKLDEFKNGLDAKDEVKLGDRVTIDSAGRATVKATATNPTSAAKTYAVQVNFRDKGGNLLDTVVVTLNDVPAGAAKDATARSTRTLSGDITADVARAVRT
- the htpX gene encoding zinc metalloprotease HtpX; translated protein: MQSRFRSDPRLTVRMTVTLFLLGLLYVAFVAALIVLLKSWVLVVVVAALMLGAQYWFSDRIALYAMHGRIVEREEYPQLHGVVDRLCAVADMPKPLVAVSDIDMPNAFATGRNADHAVLCVTTGLLRRLEPDELEGVLAHELSHVAHKDVAVITVASFLGVIAGLIVRFAFYSQLFGGRGRKDQNTVAIFMAVMAVSAAVYAISFLLIRALSRYRELAADRSAALLTGRPSALASALTKVSGDIARIPTKDLRTAQAFNAFYFTPAFGAEPGIAKLFSTHPSLEQRLEQLARISAELGEAATPETTA